Proteins encoded in a region of the Bacteroidota bacterium genome:
- a CDS encoding PAS domain S-box protein: MSFGKSIYLEFNEYLIITNAYPESNCRLLQNPEQVKDQSVWITFPSLQAYKYEGFLKKCIQESKPVTFENYAPEYSAWLRWMFYPKDNGLGCLVTDITSEIEEQKQLLDYEIKMAALLENTHETILFLSPDCTIINFNNTAFDRIRVNLNKELLIGASFKEYIYPGYESDFYEAFHQALKGETRSTELRINLQGRDYFIHSTHTPLYDAQERIAGVTIVSSDISDRKLAELSKEKNEMNLSEMEIKLKSILDSTQENIVLLSNDYKILCYNKTAEITFKSIQNKSICEGDDFRNYVIDENKAEFLKGFETAKSGQHIVIERPGAKGAGDSWFEHKFSPAYDNNGQLIGVTLVSLNITQRKLAEEQLKISETKYRDLFTNSPTCNFIWEPETLNILEVNDAVIEKYGYTKSEWSKMTVLDFRPAEDREKVKESIAGMATSGYHQHGRWRHIKKSGEEILMDVTSYPIIYNNKPAVLTSANDVTELEVAIGQLKKSKDRFLRVLQKSPLAKCITLKNNKVIYFNDQFVKLFGYTIEDIPYLDNWWPLAYPDIQYREYIKGEWTKRINDVKSANGFEPFEASVRCKDGSFKDIEFNYADLGEEYVVVFKDITESKKAEKLIRISEARYKSIISVSNTGAWEYHIDTGFLWCSAEYFSMLGRDVNDYDLSGNNNLQQTWLDLLHPEDKARASNHFAAYLKNGSIGIYENYFRMLHSNGEWVWIWSRGQTLRDADGVITTLTVGTHIDITQRKQAEIAIKQSEEKFRNIIEFNPLPMLIINEELNIAFSNPAACNLLGYTNEELSSLSLKDLSSEEENGHEDLLTMRERQLQNYVKGEVIELRKKDGEHFFAEAKFGTFESDAEGYTVLTLHDVSDRIKFEIDITKYNHELNLLNEINDNILNSHSEFQLYDRVCETLIGDDAYCLAWIGLPPEAGDTEGIIKPISNAGVITYLKGINLSVTNPLTKNGPTATALMNGTTVVTNNTVNTDYYKPWSERVKKYGIGSSVALPVKYNDDIFAVLNVYSPSPGAFDKDEVKILDRLASNLAVAVKGIKNKQEKEKTAYQLNERVKEIKTIYEVSSLLKEEELEFTEILSDVVNKLPNGLQFPDNCGALICFNEACYQSALYKSSEFSMRSVKKADDGKLLQIEMVYLTETPHEHEGPFLKEERDLLDNVTELLITFYNKSIIRQKLKTSEANLNSVFENTEVGHLLIDKAYNIISFNNSFKNGYAAISGIHIDLQQKITELLPDPRKDRFIEILESVKQKKMPYSYDIAYSYNKRNYHFNMNIVPVLDNNELNGYSISAYDITALKKLETERQKIIDDLLQRNRDLEQFSYIVSHNIRSPLATLLGFSNLLKSGMNEKEMKFVFKGLEESALKLDNTIKDVNEILNIKKEISQSKVRVNLNELVQSVLGSLDTKLKSTGAIIDYDFKEISEINTIKPYIQSVFINLITNAIKYARRGVRPELFIYSTKQDANVIITFKDNGTGIDLAKYGDQLFGLYKRFNLDVEGKGMGLYMVKTQIGAMGGSIDIESKLGEGSTFIVKLPL; encoded by the coding sequence ATGAGCTTCGGAAAAAGCATATATCTTGAATTTAACGAATACTTAATTATTACAAACGCGTATCCCGAGAGTAATTGTCGTTTGTTGCAAAATCCGGAACAAGTAAAAGATCAAAGTGTCTGGATTACCTTTCCTTCTTTGCAGGCATATAAATATGAAGGCTTTTTAAAAAAATGTATTCAGGAATCAAAACCTGTAACTTTCGAAAATTACGCGCCTGAATATTCGGCATGGTTAAGATGGATGTTCTATCCTAAAGACAACGGACTAGGCTGTCTGGTTACCGACATCACCTCTGAGATTGAGGAACAAAAGCAATTATTAGATTATGAAATAAAAATGGCGGCTTTGCTTGAAAACACGCATGAAACCATTTTGTTTTTAAGCCCCGACTGCACAATTATTAACTTTAATAATACGGCCTTCGATCGTATCAGAGTTAATCTGAATAAAGAATTACTTATCGGTGCCTCATTTAAAGAATACATTTATCCCGGTTATGAAAGCGATTTTTATGAAGCGTTTCATCAGGCACTAAAAGGCGAAACACGCTCTACGGAATTGCGCATTAATTTACAAGGCAGAGATTATTTTATCCATTCAACACATACTCCCTTGTATGATGCCCAAGAAAGAATAGCCGGCGTTACGATTGTAAGCAGTGATATCAGTGATAGAAAGCTGGCCGAATTATCAAAAGAAAAAAACGAAATGAATCTGTCTGAAATGGAGATTAAATTAAAATCCATTTTAGACAGCACACAGGAAAATATTGTTTTACTTTCCAACGATTATAAAATTCTATGTTACAATAAAACAGCCGAAATTACTTTTAAATCCATTCAAAATAAATCCATTTGTGAAGGCGATGATTTCAGAAATTATGTGATTGATGAAAATAAAGCTGAATTTCTGAAAGGTTTTGAAACTGCTAAATCCGGACAACACATCGTTATTGAGCGCCCCGGCGCAAAAGGTGCCGGCGATTCCTGGTTCGAACATAAATTTAGTCCGGCCTACGATAATAACGGCCAATTAATAGGCGTTACCTTAGTTTCATTAAACATTACACAAAGAAAATTAGCCGAAGAACAATTAAAAATTTCAGAGACTAAATACCGCGATTTATTTACCAACTCTCCTACCTGTAATTTTATTTGGGAACCCGAAACATTAAATATTCTGGAAGTGAACGACGCCGTTATTGAAAAATACGGCTATACAAAAAGTGAATGGTCGAAAATGACAGTTTTGGATTTTCGTCCGGCTGAAGACCGCGAAAAGGTGAAAGAAAGTATAGCCGGTATGGCCACATCAGGCTATCATCAGCACGGTCGATGGCGCCACATTAAAAAGTCAGGCGAAGAAATATTAATGGATGTTACATCCTATCCGATTATCTATAACAACAAACCCGCGGTATTAACTTCGGCCAACGATGTAACGGAATTGGAAGTGGCAATCGGTCAACTTAAAAAAAGCAAAGACCGGTTTTTGCGTGTGTTACAAAAATCACCTTTAGCCAAATGCATCACGCTTAAAAATAATAAGGTGATTTACTTTAACGATCAGTTTGTAAAATTATTTGGCTATACAATAGAAGATATTCCTTATCTCGACAACTGGTGGCCTTTGGCATATCCCGATATACAATATCGCGAATATATTAAAGGTGAGTGGACCAAAAGAATTAACGATGTTAAATCGGCCAATGGCTTTGAACCTTTTGAAGCCAGCGTAAGATGTAAAGACGGTTCGTTTAAGGATATTGAGTTTAATTATGCCGATTTAGGCGAAGAGTATGTGGTTGTGTTTAAAGACATCACTGAAAGTAAAAAAGCGGAAAAACTAATTCGGATAAGTGAGGCGCGTTACAAATCTATTATTTCTGTATCCAATACCGGTGCATGGGAATACCATATAGATACAGGTTTCTTATGGTGCAGTGCCGAATATTTTTCTATGCTAGGACGTGATGTAAATGATTACGACTTATCCGGAAATAATAATTTGCAGCAAACCTGGCTGGACTTACTTCACCCTGAAGATAAAGCACGGGCCAGCAATCATTTTGCTGCATATTTGAAAAATGGTTCAATCGGTATCTATGAAAATTATTTTCGAATGCTTCACAGTAACGGAGAATGGGTGTGGATTTGGTCACGCGGACAAACCCTGCGCGACGCGGATGGTGTTATAACTACGCTTACCGTTGGAACTCATATCGACATCACGCAACGTAAACAAGCGGAGATTGCCATTAAGCAGAGTGAAGAAAAATTCAGGAATATAATTGAATTCAATCCTCTGCCCATGTTAATTATAAATGAGGAGTTAAACATAGCTTTCTCTAATCCTGCCGCGTGTAATTTATTAGGATATACCAATGAGGAACTTTCCAGTCTCTCATTAAAAGATCTCTCCTCCGAAGAAGAGAACGGACACGAAGACTTGTTAACCATGCGTGAGCGGCAATTACAAAATTATGTAAAAGGGGAAGTGATTGAATTACGTAAAAAAGATGGTGAACATTTTTTCGCAGAAGCAAAATTCGGAACTTTTGAAAGCGATGCCGAAGGATATACAGTACTTACTTTACATGATGTTTCCGACCGTATCAAATTTGAAATAGACATTACCAAATACAATCACGAACTAAATTTGCTGAATGAGATTAATGACAACATCCTTAATTCACACAGCGAATTCCAGTTATACGACAGGGTATGCGAAACACTTATTGGCGATGATGCTTATTGTTTAGCCTGGATTGGTTTACCACCCGAAGCCGGTGATACCGAAGGAATAATTAAACCAATTTCTAACGCCGGTGTTATTACGTATTTAAAGGGAATCAATTTATCGGTAACCAATCCGCTCACAAAAAACGGTCCAACAGCTACCGCTCTAATGAATGGCACAACCGTGGTTACGAATAATACAGTAAACACAGATTATTATAAACCCTGGTCGGAAAGAGTGAAAAAGTACGGAATAGGATCTTCGGTGGCTTTACCGGTAAAATATAATGATGATATTTTCGCCGTACTCAATGTGTATTCGCCAAGCCCCGGCGCTTTCGATAAAGATGAAGTTAAAATTTTAGATAGATTAGCAAGCAACCTCGCTGTGGCCGTGAAGGGCATTAAAAATAAACAGGAAAAAGAAAAGACCGCCTATCAATTAAATGAGCGAGTTAAAGAAATCAAAACCATTTATGAAGTAAGTAGTCTTTTAAAGGAAGAAGAGCTGGAATTTACCGAAATACTTTCTGATGTAGTGAACAAATTACCCAACGGTTTACAGTTTCCTGATAATTGCGGCGCACTTATTTGCTTTAATGAGGCCTGCTATCAGTCGGCACTTTATAAAAGCTCGGAGTTTAGTATGCGCTCCGTGAAAAAGGCCGATGATGGAAAATTACTGCAGATAGAAATGGTGTACCTCACGGAAACACCACACGAACACGAAGGCCCTTTCTTAAAAGAAGAACGCGATTTATTGGATAATGTAACCGAATTACTCATTACGTTTTATAATAAGAGCATCATCCGCCAAAAACTTAAAACATCAGAGGCGAACCTGAACTCCGTATTCGAAAATACGGAAGTGGGGCATTTACTCATTGATAAAGCGTACAATATTATTTCCTTCAATAACAGTTTTAAAAACGGTTACGCGGCCATCAGTGGCATTCATATTGATTTACAACAAAAGATAACAGAGCTTTTACCCGATCCAAGAAAGGATAGATTCATAGAAATACTGGAATCCGTTAAGCAAAAGAAGATGCCATATTCGTACGACATCGCTTATTCCTATAATAAAAGAAACTACCACTTTAACATGAACATTGTTCCGGTACTCGATAATAACGAACTCAACGGGTATAGTATCTCAGCCTATGATATTACAGCCCTCAAAAAACTGGAAACCGAGCGCCAAAAAATAATCGATGATTTATTGCAGCGTAACCGCGACCTCGAACAATTCTCCTACATCGTTTCTCATAACATACGTTCACCATTAGCCACGCTCTTAGGGTTTAGCAACCTCCTTAAATCAGGTATGAACGAAAAGGAAATGAAATTTGTTTTTAAAGGCTTGGAAGAATCCGCATTAAAACTCGATAATACCATTAAAGACGTCAACGAAATCCTAAATATTAAGAAGGAAATTTCTCAATCGAAGGTACGCGTGAACTTAAATGAATTAGTACAAAGTGTTTTAGGAAGCCTCGACACTAAACTAAAAAGTACCGGCGCTATTATTGATTACGACTTTAAGGAAATCAGTGAAATTAATACCATTAAACCATATATACAGAGCGTATTCATAAACCTAATCACCAATGCCATTAAATATGCGCGAAGAGGCGTGCGTCCTGAACTATTTATTTATTCCACCAAACAGGATGCGAATGTTATCATTACATTTAAAGATAACGGAACGGGTATCGATTTAGCTAAATATGGCGACCAGCTCTTTGGTTTATACAAACGATTTAACCTCGATGTTGAAGGGAAGGGCATGGGTTTATACATGGTAAAAACCCAAATCGGCGCCATGGGTGGTTCTATCGATATTGAAAGTAAATTAGGTGAGGGTAGTACCTTTATTGTAAAACTCCCTCTGTAA
- a CDS encoding response regulator yields the protein MLIDDNEMDNFINQKIIEANSFATEVYTNTNGLSALEFLNNLAVKKDTLNEMLPDVIFVDLNMPLINGFQFIEKFYEMPDEFTSRSKIVILTSSLNEGDREIARRLNPGIVFLNKPLTTEALSSLG from the coding sequence ATGCTGATTGATGATAATGAAATGGATAACTTCATTAATCAAAAGATAATTGAAGCAAACTCATTTGCCACCGAGGTTTATACCAATACCAATGGATTAAGCGCTTTGGAGTTTCTTAATAATCTGGCCGTAAAGAAGGATACGCTGAATGAAATGTTGCCCGATGTAATCTTTGTCGATTTAAATATGCCTCTCATAAATGGCTTCCAGTTTATCGAAAAGTTCTATGAAATGCCCGATGAATTTACCTCAAGAAGCAAAATAGTTATTCTTACCTCCTCATTAAATGAAGGCGACAGAGAAATAGCGAGAAGATTAAATCCGGGAATTGTGTTCCTGAATAAGCCTTTAACTACAGAAGCTTTATCGTCTCTTGGTTAA
- a CDS encoding response regulator: protein MEESKKTVCVIDDDEIYQFLCRKTIETTQRTKKIMIFSNGKDAIDFFCDNKKSSDNLPDVIFLDLDMPVMDGWQFLDEFLPLKSNIEKQIIIYIVTSSEHPVDISKARDISEVKGYVIKPITVDNFNNIMDVLG from the coding sequence ATGGAAGAATCTAAAAAAACAGTTTGTGTAATTGATGATGATGAGATCTACCAGTTTCTCTGTCGCAAAACCATTGAAACAACTCAGCGCACTAAAAAAATAATGATTTTTTCGAACGGAAAAGACGCAATTGATTTTTTCTGTGACAACAAAAAAAGCTCGGACAATCTTCCTGATGTGATTTTTTTAGATCTTGACATGCCCGTAATGGACGGCTGGCAATTTTTGGATGAATTTTTGCCTTTGAAAAGTAATATTGAAAAGCAAATCATTATTTACATTGTAACATCTTCTGAGCATCCTGTGGATATTTCGAAAGCCAGGGATATTTCTGAAGTGAAAGGATATGTTATAAAACCCATAACAGTTGATAATTTCAACAACATTATGGACGTTCTTGGATAG
- a CDS encoding PAS domain-containing sensor histidine kinase, which translates to MKRIQNFEKVLEFAPDAMIIVNKQGIIELANQQAEKIFGYPKNELIGNAIEMLIPDRFKPKHGGHRNGYFASPHVRPMGSGIKLYGKRKDGSEFPVEISLSPIEEEELVAAAIRDVTEKTKLSERFENLLESAPDAMVIVNKQGVIELVNLQTEKMFGFSRTELIGQKVEILMPQRFANKHPGHRGNFFENPHVRPMGTGLKLFGRKKDNSEFPIEISLSPIEKEGLVAAAIRDVTQRFMTDYLMAKNKQLEDFAYITSHNLRSPVSNLNSLLQFYKNEKTEEGRKIMFDKFEITVQRLGETLNNLMDVLVIQHGNKPLISTVYFENVFFKIKSGMEIMINDANAHIETDFKEAPSVEYSTVYLESIMYNLINNALKYSSVNRKPIIRVKTSIKDGKVMLTVSDNGMGIDLNKHGNKLFGLNKVFHKHPDAKGVGLFITKTQIESMGGQITAECEPDKGCTFRIIF; encoded by the coding sequence ATGAAGAGGATTCAAAATTTCGAAAAGGTTCTGGAGTTCGCTCCTGATGCCATGATAATTGTGAACAAACAAGGCATAATTGAATTAGCCAATCAACAAGCCGAGAAAATATTTGGTTATCCTAAAAACGAGTTAATTGGTAATGCCATTGAAATGTTGATACCGGATAGATTTAAGCCAAAACACGGCGGACACAGAAATGGTTATTTTGCTTCGCCACATGTTCGTCCGATGGGTTCAGGAATTAAATTATACGGCAAAAGAAAAGATGGCTCCGAATTCCCTGTTGAAATAAGTTTAAGTCCGATTGAAGAAGAAGAATTGGTAGCGGCGGCTATTCGTGATGTAACCGAAAAAACAAAGCTTTCCGAACGTTTTGAGAATTTGCTTGAATCGGCGCCCGACGCCATGGTAATAGTAAATAAACAAGGTGTTATTGAATTGGTGAATTTACAAACCGAAAAAATGTTTGGATTTTCGCGTACCGAATTAATCGGACAAAAAGTAGAGATATTGATGCCGCAAAGGTTTGCCAACAAACATCCCGGACACAGGGGGAATTTTTTCGAAAATCCGCATGTTCGCCCCATGGGTACGGGATTAAAATTATTCGGACGTAAAAAAGACAACAGCGAATTTCCGATAGAGATTAGTTTGAGTCCGATTGAAAAAGAAGGCTTAGTAGCAGCAGCCATACGCGATGTGACACAACGCTTCATGACCGATTATTTGATGGCGAAAAATAAGCAATTAGAAGACTTTGCCTATATCACCTCACATAATTTACGTTCGCCGGTTTCTAACTTAAATTCGCTTTTGCAATTTTATAAAAACGAGAAAACGGAAGAGGGACGCAAAATCATGTTCGACAAATTTGAGATTACCGTGCAGCGATTGGGAGAAACATTAAATAATTTAATGGATGTATTGGTGATACAACACGGAAACAAACCGCTTATTTCAACTGTGTATTTTGAGAATGTCTTTTTTAAAATCAAATCCGGAATGGAGATAATGATTAATGACGCAAACGCGCATATTGAAACCGATTTTAAAGAAGCCCCAAGTGTTGAATACTCGACGGTATATCTGGAAAGCATCATGTACAATTTAATTAATAACGCATTAAAATATTCCTCAGTTAACAGAAAGCCTATAATACGCGTTAAAACATCTATTAAAGACGGTAAAGTTATGTTAACGGTGAGTGATAACGGGATGGGAATTGACCTGAACAAACATGGCAATAAACTATTTGGTTTAAATAAGGTTTTTCATAAGCATCCCGATGCAAAAGGGGTTGGTTTGTTCATTACAAAAACACAAATTGAATCGATGGGCGGACAAATTACCGCGGAGTGCGAGCCGGATAAAGGTTGCACATTTCGAATAATTTTCTAA